The genomic window TGGAAAGACTGGAGtgtttcatttttgctttaacTAAAGACACTGCACACAAATACTCAGGAGTTTGAGAACTAAGCAGCGCCCAAGAGCCACAGGAAGCCCGCCTCACCGTCATCTTAAGAGGGCGGGACTTAGTAAATTTAGGCTGCTCTGATTGGACAGTGGAGCCGCGAGGGGGTAAATTCTTAATCCGAATAGGCTGGGAGTCACGTCATTCATTTGTGCGTAAACACATTAAGACAGATTGGAAAACAGCCCATTAATTTATCAATTGAGTGTCTGTGCTCTGAATGTGGTGTAGAGTGTACAAGTAATTTAGACTCCAGTCATAATGTGAAGGATTATATTCACCTAAAATTTTAGGTATTGACATTAGGAGACCAAATATGCAAAATTAAGTTGTTTTACAAGGTTTTCTCATTTTAATTTAGGAATGAAGAGTGTTTCTAAGCATACATTGCAACCCAAAACCGAGGCACAGTATGATATTCAGTGGCCAAGGGGGGAGTTTGTTGTATCATGTGTTCTGCCAAGCAGCTGCAAGAATGGCTTAGTTAGCAGACAGCTGCCTGCTGTGAGAACTGCCTTGCATTCCAGCTTTTGAGTCATGTAGCATCAGATAAAACAGGAACTGGAGTGGTCCATTTAATACAATTGTTCCTTTTGTCAGACCAAAGTACATATATAACCCTTAGGATAGAGCAGAAGcaccaacaaacaaaaatacaatagAGCTGTTTCTAATACAGGAACAGCATGACGGTGAATCATGCAATCGTGTCCTATTTCTGGAGATGCTCCACATGGCAGTCATTCAAGAAAAAGATCAAAAATAGCACTATGTTTATGTATTGTGGTGTTTATTCTGACTTCAACCATGTGCAATGTTTATCCTGACTTTGACATTGTTTcggaaccccaaaacaaaacatttgctttaaatacattacaaaactgaatggaagaaatgtttattattcaCAGAAAATGCCATACATCAAACTGTCAAAATGGTTATCGCACTCGAATCAAAACagtagaaaaataaaagaaaattacagcCCTTTTTAAGATTTTTGACTTCTAATGTGTTCAATTCAAAAACTTTTCTGACTTATGAGCATAGATACAGGAACACAAGTaggacaaaacagagaaaaaaagacaaaaagacctTTATTAGGCATGAATGGTGGTTGTTTTTACTGCCCTTCAGCCTCTGGTAAGGGCAGTAGAGCTCTAGAGGACAGTCTGTGTGGTAGAACCTGTTGCTGAGGCTGTATGGGCTCAACATCACAGTTCTCTATGAGGGAGGAAGGGGGCAGCAGGTGGCCATACCTAGTCCCTGCTCTGGGAGGATCCAGAGGCGGAAAGAAATACCTGAAGCAGAGGATGGAGACGGACACGACAAAAAAAGACGAGGACAGGGAGGAAAAGGACGACACGAAAATGGAGTACGGGAGAGGAAACACATAAAAGGAAGTGAAGAATCTGAAATTAAAAGGGAGGGCAGTTCAAGGATGCATGAATGTGCAAGAAATAAAGAGGGGAAAGATGAGAATGGCAAACAAGGACAGTGATGGACTGTTCTTTTAAGTACATATTCAGTGTCCTATCAAAGAAAGCTGATGGTATGCAGAACAGAAGTGTGTAGCCCTCAAAGTAAACAGAATGATACAGTACAAATGCATTTAGACAGGGGTAAATGGTAGCTGATGCAGAGCTGACATTTAGTAATATGCAGGCTGCTGGTATATCTTTGGAGAAGTCAGATGCCGCAGGGGAGGGGCAAAGGGGGCTCTCTTGCCAATCCTGCATGCAACAAGCAGTACAACACCACATTACTCCCACAAACCCCACTTCACACCAACTGAAACTCATGAAAAACCTTATGCAAAGTCctttttacacatttaattacAAAATTCACACTGCGTTACAAACACATTGGATAACACATGCTTGTGTTGTTACTCAGATTAGCAGTGGCTCACGTGTTtagtataaaaaacaaaagaaaagttaAGACAGCAGCGTCATTAGGTCAGATGTTGTTAAAGAGAAcgcacatacagacacaaaccaCCTTAAATTTCTGCTCAACATTTCATTAAACTGATCTATCTGCTTACAACACAACTTTACCTACTGTCTGCATTCATTAATACAATCTTCTGTTGTTGTAAGAGTTGGTTAATGAGGTTCATTTAAGCCGTTCAGCTCAGCAAAGAGGTTGGCAATGCTTCTTTAGGGACACGTTGAAATTACAGTGTAATGAGGACAAGGGCATTTAACTTCTTATCTTATTGGAAAAGTCATGAATAAAGTATTTTAGTCTgaaattaatcagattaattttTACAATTTCCCCTCCCAAAAAGATAGCATTAATAGTCACATttttatttacagatttattcAACTTTTGTAAGAAAAACATGTTGGCCCTGATGCTGAAAATGTGAAACCACAGTTATCACATTCAGATGTTAAACACCACAACACCTTCAGTTCCACAGGTTTGATGCAGAAAACCAGAAGCCAAGCTCTTTGCATGAGTGCACTTTTTGGGTCAGTTCGAGCGGAGGAGTTTGTCAGAGCGCTGCGGCAGCATCCCAGTCAGTGTGAGGCACAGTGAGTTGTCAGTTCTGACTGGCTCTGGGTCAGGCTGGGTGAGTGGCGTCAGACACACCACACCTCCTACCTTCCTGCGGACATCCCATTTAGGGCGCTCTGGGACGCCTGGACTGAGGAGCCCACCACAGTGCTCATGGCGGTGGGCTGACCAGACGACCCGGTCAACGGGCTGCCGTCGCCCTTCAGGATCCCTGTACACTTCCAGTTGTCCATGTAGTTTGCTGTGAGGGGATACAAGAATAGTAAGTGACAGCACAGCCTGAAACATCATTATGAAGCTCAACATTTCACAGTGATAGTCCAAGGCTCAGTCTGTTCCAGCTCTTTCTTATCTTTACTAGGGCTGTTTTTGCAGAACTAGTCTGAATCTCTGAGGTAGTTAcataatatttagtaacaggagtGGAAGAATAATTTAGATCCTTTAAATGTAGGACTACTAGATCCACACTGTGAGAATACTCCTATAATCATAACTTTACTGAAATAATGTTACGACTGCACTGGTTTCCCCTGatgttaaaaacaggtacatataggttaaaTCTCCTGTCAGTACCATGACCACAGCTCACTGCCCAAAatgtgtgtgctatgtgctaatgctattGCTATTGTGTGTATCTtaagggtaaaatgcagagacccaATTTCCCTACagacttaagtgatttatcatcatttatgatgttttgcatgttttcagcgaaaatcaagtatcttcctatttttaatttacgaatcctgtagatgttcataaatgttcagagtaaattcaaaggttcttctGCCAAACagcaaaaatttaagaaaaagtcaaaatatatcattaagtgaacctAGAAATGAGCTTCCATTTGTTActctccattggttttactggtgaattaatgtagaagatgacagtgtttccacgttcactatggagcatctgaacatccagatgggtcatatctaacAACtatgaaagatgaaaaactgcatttcatctgaatatatatatatatatatatatatatatatatatatatatatatatatatatatatatatatatatatatatatatatacacacacacactgatgtaataacctttgtatttactctgagcttataCATACATCTACACTAAAATAACAAATAGAGTATGGAATACCTGATCTtcagtgaaaaatgcagaggCTAATATATAAtgaatagtgataaattacttagcaatggttaaatgtacagaaaactTAATTTGGAAGTTGCTACTATAGTCCTATGCCTTGATCAATATATTAAACAGTGGCAAAGACATCATTCATCTCATGGAGAAGCTGTTCCATGTTACAACAGCTTTTGTTCAGTCAATACATCTGTCactgaaataaaaagataaatgagcagTCATAAGTCTCCCACCTTTCCAGAGTCGCACACAGCCATCATCCCCCGACGACGCCAGCAGAGTACTGGTGATGTTCCAGCTCACACGCCACACCTGAGAGTTATGGTTGTCGAACTGAGCCACGATCTGAACCTCAAACTTGGTTGGTCCTGTGGAGGTGCTCTCCTTTCTGTCAAAGATCCCAAACAGAGGAAATCTTTAACTGTTTAGACATACATTTGATCCTTTAAAttcattgtgtattttttttttaaatgtatctgaatTTACTGATGTGTTCAACTATTTCAGTTGTTAAGCCTTTATGTGGGTATTATGCATTATCATCTGATACTTTCacataataaaaatattgaactCGTCACCTCATAGGAGCAAGCTTAAATATCCTGACGTCTTTTGTTGCGATAGCGAGCACATGGAAAGATCTTCCCAGGTTTGGCGCAAATGCAATGTCATGAACAGCATCAGTGACAGTCATCAGAGTCTCTGCTTTGGCATATTTCCTAAATTAATGACAGTAAGAAACCaattaaaaactataataaaacagGTCTTACAACACAACTagaatttgttcatatttctagATTTCTGAAAGTGATTCTACATGTCCTACCGTGTGTTTTCATTGTACTCATAGATCTGAACCTTCCCACCATACGCGACATTACTGTCATCGCTCCCCACTGCGAACATTGGCGGGTGGGCACGAGAgctgaaaagcagagaaacaAAGACGACATGGTCAGACCTTCAAACATCTGTATTATCTAACAGGTCTGTAGGAGGTCAGAGTTCACAGGTTTTGAGTTCAGCTTCACATAAAGTTGTTTTTTGAGAGGTCAATTAGAGCATTTCTTGAATTTAACATAGTTGTGCTAAAATTCAACTGAGACTGCCTAAAGTAGTAAAGTTAACAGTCTGCAAAAAAGGTTTTCTGTCTACAAAATCAGGCCACATTAGAATCATATTTGTTTGATATGAAAATTAATTTGTCTGCGTCCCACCCCAAACTATagaaaacaggcaaaaaaaaaaaaaaaagtatcaggaAAATTACTAAATTTTGTTTCCTAACCTTGCAGCATTGTTTGACTGTTTCTAGACCTGTGTCAACATGTATGCACTTTTATGCAAACTTTTGTGCTGATTTTAATGTTGTTCTGTCACACcattttttttaagtgttgtTTCTTAAAAGCTGAACCAGGGACACAGTCTGGCTGTTGTTATTGCTTATAGTACCAAATCAACAACAAATTCAGTTTTGATATGATTTCCAATCATGCAGTGAGACATTCTtgtgcaaaatacaaataaaactcaTATTGAAGGGACAACCATCATATGACAAAGATGGACAGAAGTACATGCAGTCTCATTAATGTCGACTAATGCATAACATTACAGTAAAACTTGAAAATATCCTTTGATTATTGTACTTCAAAGTGCAGTTATCTTATGTCTAATTCATATACGTTACAGCACAGTGATGTATGATCTGTTGAGTTGAGGTCTCACCTAGAGGGATTCCAAGAGATGCAGCTGCAGCTGAGTTTGCAGGAGATCTCGTGCTGCAGCGACCACTGACTCAGGTTCATCACATCAGGAGCCTCGTAGATCCTCACAACACCATCCGCTGAACAGGTGGTCAACATCAGACCCATGTGTTTAGGAGCAAATTTCACATCTGTCACTGACGTTCTGCTGTCCACTAGTGTGGTTCTTTTTATCTAAAACAGAACAGACCACTGCTCTGTTAAACAGGAGGCTTCTGAAAACAAATCAAATGGTTAACTAGCTCAGGCAATGTGTGATGATGATGCTACTTTAAATGCAGAGCATGTTATTTCTGCCCCTATTTGTCTCTGAATTGTAACAATAAAAGGCTTCGGAGTCAGTGATGTTGTGAAGAAGACTGGAATCATAGTTGTTTTCATTATTACATCTGACAGAATTCAAGTTAGCAGAAGATGTAATTTTATTTGTATTCATATTATATTAAGTTATGTAAATTGATGCCACTGCATTAAAATCAAACTGCTGCAGATAACACTTGACATTTATATTAGTAAAGGCAATATGACACCAATGACAGCTGATCAAATGAAATGACCATTACACTGAATACTTCTCTGAATATGAACATTGTTAGGGCAGCTAATAAAATGCACACGACTCAACAAATAGGAATAGGTGTTTGTTGTTAATGTAACGTGGAAATGTTAAATGAATGTTAAAAGGTGGACAAACCCAGTGACTTAGTCCTCTCTGTTTGTCATTTGACTCCCCGACAATCTCTTCCCAGACGGCAGCTGTTCTGTCAAAGGAACAGGAGGCCAAAACCTGACCAAATTCTGGATGAGCCCAGGTCACCCTCCAGACTGATCCACTGTGTGTCTGCACAgaggaaaaaaatttaattaacttAAAACTGAAGACTTATAGCTGCATCACAATTATACAGGAGTGAAAGATAAGGAAAGAAATAGCATGTTGCAGTCAAACAAAATCATACATTCTGTTATAATAACATTAGATAGTTTCTATTAATTATAGGCAAAAACAACAGATTGGCCATCCAGTTACATCTTGTCTACAAGTAAAACACAAGAAACATGCCCCCACATGTCTATATGTTtctattaattaataattaaaactaTTCCAAAGTTTGACCCCTTCAACAACCATAATAACTATGATttttacctgtttttaaattcataaatatAATGTCCCCTGTGCAGGTATCTCTGTCAATCACATCAAGCCTTTATTCCAGTCAGAGTTTGTATTTTACCCTAAATTTTAAGTTTCATGTTTTAAGCCATTGTTGTTAAGTTTTAAGGCATGCAACTGAACAAGTACCACTACAAATCATTTATCTACTCCTCTTCAAGTAATTAAACAGGGTCAGGGGGGTAAGTTACCTTCCAGCTGGCTGTGCAGTGCCACTCTCCATTCTCACTTTTGTCCCATACCTGAGGAAAAACATCAAAAATACTTTAGTCATAGTGCATCTGTTCACATATGCGTTAAGTAGTTTCAGACATTAAAGAGTAGTGGGTTCCTAATCTTGAGAAACGTGATCATTTCCGTGTTAAAGTCCTAAATCTTAGTGTTTACATCCAATATTGCTACAGCAGCTAGGCTAGCTTGCATGCTACAGCTTTGCCTATATGGAAAATTAGTAACATGAAAGACGATAAAGCTGTGTATGTGCCACAGTTATCGACAGAAAATGCTAATGAAATCCACTGTGCACACGAAAGTCAATAAACAGTTAAATACTGATGATAATATGGTTAACTAGCTAGCTAATGCCGCTAATCCTAATATGGCTACAAATACTGCACTTAAACCCACCTTAACGCTTTGGTCACTGGAACAAGTTGCCATTCTCCGGCCGTGAAAGTCATAAGACACATCGTGAATGAGATCTTTATGATCCGCTGCGATACTGCGAGCTACAAACATGATTAAAACCACAGTCCTCAGGCTACACTACCTCCAGCCGGCTAGCAGGCCTATCATGTGTGCACTGAGTGAACGTGTTTGGCGCCTCCGTCCTGTCAATGTAATGACCACGGTTGACCACAGGGGGCGCGGTCACATTGaaccttcttcttctgctgctgctgcttcttcttctaatgtttcctcttcttcgtgtAACGGCAGCTGGTTGCCCTCTTCTGGACGTTATTTAACTACTAAATAATTAGTACGGAAGAGGGAACTGTtcataattggtgttaaataacaGTTATTATGTTAATTATATTAATCAGGATTTTTACATttctatttaaatattttttttaatactttggtCAATTTCTGCACAGAATGATCCCCCaaaatagtttaaccctttcatgtatactggtcactacagtggacagctattctacagctgttttcttgtatattcatggattttgttgttcttttcgttgttgttgttgctgttgttgttgttgttgttttttacacataactttattaaagttttaagacactacatatcttttctgacatgaattggtaacattatgtagacgtctcctgagcataaacccccagaatcacaagccctccccaaagttttcacgcaatttatcagtaaatacatgtttctgtgcatcaaaaattaaacgtgtggtgtccagctgattggacatttttgcaacttcatgaaaaataggttcataagaattttttttttttttttttttttcaatcacatcgtttttttcatgcctaaagaggaataaaaacactcagaaaaaaaaatttgattaaggttctcataatttgtgcatgaaagggttaataatccatatattagtagtagtagtagtagtagtagtagtagtagtagtagtagtagtagtactgtaggagctatttgtcagtttagttttttgtttaaagttaatttaccttttttgtttactaacttagtatttttttgctaattgtttttgtttattttttgtttgtttaatatttagaatatatatatttttttaatttttatggttattgttttcattctttggtatttagcacctttttgttttgtattttcttattggtttagaccgtgggcacctggctataaatagggagcacaaagatagagcagcatgcacctgggtgggcctatggttttttaccaGACACACAGaagatcagacaggatgagcaggagagacatga from Sphaeramia orbicularis chromosome 16, fSphaOr1.1, whole genome shotgun sequence includes these protein-coding regions:
- the cep192 gene encoding nucleoporin SEH1 isoform X3, which codes for MFVARSIAADHKDLIHDVSYDFHGRRMATCSSDQSVKVWDKSENGEWHCTASWKTHSGSVWRVTWAHPEFGQVLASCSFDRTAAVWEEIVGESNDKQRGLSHWIKRTTLVDSRTSVTDVKFAPKHMGLMLTTCSADGVVRIYEAPDVMNLSQWSLQHEISCKLSCSCISWNPSSSRAHPPMFAVGSDDSNVAYGGKVQIYEYNENTRKYAKAETLMTVTDAVHDIAFAPNLGRSFHVLAIATKDVRIFKLAPMRKESTSTGPTKFEVQIVAQFDNHNSQVWRVSWNITSTLLASSGDDGCVRLWKANYMDNWKCTGILKGDGSPLTGSSGQPTAMSTVVGSSVQASQSALNGMSAGRYFFPPLDPPRAGTRYGHLLPPSSLIENCDVEPIQPQQQVLPHRLSSRALLPLPEAEGQ
- the cep192 gene encoding nucleoporin SEH1 isoform X2 — its product is MFVARSIAADHKDLIHDVSYDFHGRRMATCSSDQSVKVWDKSENGEWHCTASWKTHSGSVWRVTWAHPEFGQVLASCSFDRTAAVWEEIVGESNDKQRGLSHWIKRTTLVDSRTSVTDVKFAPKHMGLMLTTCSADGVVRIYEAPDVMNLSQWSLQHEISCKLSCSCISWNPSSSRAHPPMFAVGSDDSNVAYGGKVQIYEYNENTRKYAKAETLMTVTDAVHDIAFAPNLGRSFHVLAIATKDVRIFKLAPMRKESTSTGPTKFEVQIVAQFDNHNSQVWRVSWNITSTLLASSGDDGCVRLWKANYMDNWKCTGILKGDGSPLTGSSGQPTAMSTVVGSSVQASQSALNGMSAGRLYRWSSLKLRSRQFWLCLTQKHGRQFLQAGG